One genomic segment of Oncorhynchus kisutch isolate 150728-3 linkage group LG15, Okis_V2, whole genome shotgun sequence includes these proteins:
- the LOC109905934 gene encoding lateral signaling target protein 2 homolog isoform X1 — MNRFRKWFHKPKKSDQQLLAQFYCADEELRQVAAKLNSLNGKNEPQRCALLVSQFRSCQDNVLSILNQIMNECIPGERANRDFYVKFPDEIQQENLEGQMWFGAECLAAGSIIMNQEAESEAMRPLAKELTRCIDEVRNIARDQALRNRNIYTELLCQALRKFDNLFAGFEFSYVSAMVPVKSFKQYDIQQDVTVLFCETVSRALKRGYITQDLIDDYEPALMFTIPRLAIVCGLMVFPDGPMKLDGELEDMSELFRPFHSLLKKIRNLLRTLKEEELHSLERNLCVTHEEGLVARRCSSAIPHSAITLAQQLEHTMHGKQGAKSQSSVPPQACVVMEEDKEDNPSLLQVEPGRLEWDPEVELSSSMQTDIMEMELLSMMFYQAGDEMSSFLSPAPSQTSSPYPQRRGAASLTPSPMASPLRLRRAGSRVSSGGWSSGGSSVDKEERVFYMDDLDGTQKQGYSLPNSPYLNMRRNMSCPSSPWTSLSRKCAEAALQRSKNWPSSSRLSIPDPGALSVPPIYLNGEGLSQNVSQDVLETAELIAQRMKGMKLSVTVINPPSPNLSTWTEKVKEEKDDDEDDDEEDSQLQSLNEGATYCQISPCICLQCPSLHIFPPDHDTYGCLTPQTQGPPLSVVRSPARSPREQGKERSHVLGPRFSSLRAKGQQRDGVPASVTCPSLTQWRTNGDGKAEQRVVEAEPEESPPSQFSYQPSSNNTEGIEHPDIQLACHNIRSRFNSSGDLLHRLFVCISGVADQLQSNYSSDLRTILKTLFQIMTTKTVLAEEDKKRKASLGLSNKALEDCALCMEWLSSSPSMEQDVQCEGDVSFWSCHFNCPYYHFLTIHQQLQSHVALPNWVPDEACSVCTACNAPFTLIRKKHHCRSCGKIFCSRCSARSAPLPRYGQVKAVRVCTHCYMFHVTPFCPWNSN, encoded by the exons ATGAACAGATTTCGAAAGTGGTTTCACAAACCTAAG AAATCGGACCAACAATTGCTCGCCCAGTTCTACTGTGCTGATGAAGAGCTGAGGCAAGTGGCTGCCAAGCTCAACAGCCTGAATGGCAAGAACGAACCCCAACGCTGTGCCCTGCTGGTCAGCCAGTTCCGCTCCTGCCAG GACAATGTGCTGAGCATCCTCAACCAGATCATGAATGAGTGTATTCCAGGCGAGAGAGCCAACCGAGACTTCTATGTCAAGTTCCCAGACGAGATCCAACAAGAGAACCTGGAAGGCCAGATGTGGTTTGGAGCTGAG TGTTTGGCTGCTGGCTCCATCATCATGAACCAGGAGGCTGAGAGCGAGGCAATGCGTCCCCTAGCAAAGGAACTGACTCGCTGCATAGATGAAGTACGGAACATCGCCCGTGACCAGGCTCTTCGCAATCGGAACATCTATACAGAGCTACTGTGCCAGGCCTTGAGAAAATTTGACAACCTGTTTGCAGGTTTCGAGTTCAG CTATGTTTCAGCCATGGTACCAGTCAAGTCCTTTAAACAGTATGACATCCAACAGGATGtcactgtgctgttctgtgagACAGTGTCCAG GGCACTAAAACGGGGATATATCACTCAAGACCTGATCGATGACTATGAGCCTGCACTCATGTTTACAATCCCACGATTAGCTATAGTGTG tggtctaatggtgtttccTGATGGCCCCATGAAGCTGGATGGTGAGTTGGAGGACATGTCTGAGTTATTCAGGCCCTTCCACTCTTTACTGAAGAAAATTAG GAATCTCCTGCGCACGCTCAAGGAAGAAGAGCTTCATTCGTTGGAACGCAACCTCTGTGTCACTCATGAAGAGGGTTTGGTTGCCCGCCGCTGTTCTTCAGCCATACCACATTCAGCCATCACTCTGGCCCAGCAACTAGAGCATACCATGCATGGGAAGCAGGGGGCAAAGTCCCAGTCAAGTGTTCCTCCTCAGGCATGTGTCGTgatggaggaggacaaggaggacAACCCTTCCCTCCTGCAAGTTGAACCTGGCCGTTTAGAGTGGGACCCAGAGGTTGAGCTGTCAtcctccatgcagactgacatcatGGAGATGGAGCTGCTCAGCATGATGTTCTACCAGGCGGGAGATGAGATGTCCAGCTTTCTGTCCCCAGCACCCAGCCAGACTTCATCTCCTTACCCCCAGAGGAGGGGGGCTGCCAGCCTCACCCCCAGCCCCATggcctctcctctcaggctccgCAGGGCTGGGAGCAGAGTGTCATCTGGTGGTTGGTCGTCTGGTGGGTCAAGTGTAGACAAAGAGGAGCGTGTCTTCTACATGGATGACTTGGACGGGACACAGAAGCAAGGCTATTCCCTTCCTAACTCCCCATATCTGAATATGAGGCGGAACATGTCTTGCCCTTCTTCACCGTGGACCAGCTTGTCCAGGAAGTGTGCGGAGGCAGCCCTCCAGCGCAGCAAGAACTGGCCCAGCAGTAGCAGGCTCTCGATCCCAGACCCTGgggctctctctgtcccccccatcTACCTGAATGGGGAGGGGTTGAGCCAGAATGTGAGCCAGGATGTTTTAGAGACGGCAGAGCTGATTGCACAGAGGATGAAGGGGATGAAACTCTCTGTAACTGTGATCAATCCCCCATCTCCcaacctgtctacctggaccGAGAAGGTGAAAGAGGAAAAAGATGACGATGAAGACGACGATGAAGAGGATTCACAGCTGCAGTCTCTGAATGAAGGGGCCACATACTGCCAGATCAGCCCCTGTATCTGCCTCCAGTGCCCCAGTCTGCATATATTCCCACCAGACCATGACACCTATGGCTGCCTGACTCCCCAAACCCAAGGTCCCCCCTTATCTGTTGTTAGAAGCCCAGCTCGGAGCCccagggaacaggggaaggagaggagccaTGTGCTGGGCCCACGGTTCTCTTCACTACGGGCCAAGGGTCAACAGAGAGATGGTGTTCCAGCATCTGTTACCTGCCCCAGCCTGACCCAGTGGAGAACCAATGGAGATGGGAAGGCTGAACAGAGAGTGGTAGAAGCAGAGCCAGAGGAATCCCCCCCGTCTCAATTCAG CTATCAACCCAGCAGTAATAACACAGAGGGGATTGAGCATCCTGACATCCAGTTGGCCTGCCACAATATCCGATCCCGTTTCAATAGCAGCGGTGACCTCCTTCACCGTCTGTTTGTGTGCATCTCAG GTGTTGCAGACCAGCTACAAAGCAACTACTCCAGTGACCTAAGAACCATATTGAAGACACTCTTCCAGATAATGACGACTAAGACAGTTCTTGCAGAAGAAGACAAGAAAAGGAAAG CATCCTTAGGCCTGAGTAACAAGGCTCTGGAGGACTGTGCCTTGTGTATGGAGTGGCTGTCCTCCTCCCCATCGATGGAGCAAGATGTCCAATGTGAAGGTGATGTCTCCTTTTGGTCTTGTCATTTTAACTGTCCCTATTATCATTTTCTAACCATACATCAACAACTTCAATCACATGTAGCGCTCCCAAACTGGGTTCCCGATGAGGCCTGTAGCGTCTGCACAGCATGTAACGCCCCCTTCACCTTAATACGCAAGAAGCACCACTGCAGGAGCTGTGGCAAG ATCTTCTGTTCTCGCTGCTCTGCCCGCTCAGCGCCTCTACCGCGGTACGGCCAGGTCAAGGCTGTGAGGGTATGCACCCACTGCTACATGTTTCACGTCACGCCATTCTGCCCCTGGAACAGCAACTGA
- the LOC109905934 gene encoding lateral signaling target protein 2 homolog isoform X3 → MNRFRKWFHKPKKSDQQLLAQFYCADEELRQVAAKLNSLNGKNEPQRCALLVSQFRSCQDNVLSILNQIMNECIPGERANRDFYVKFPDEIQQENLEGQMWFGAECLAAGSIIMNQEAESEAMRPLAKELTRCIDEVRNIARDQALRNRNIYTELLCQALRKFDNLFAGFEFSYVSAMVPVKSFKQYDIQQDVTVLFCETVSRALKRGYITQDLIDDYEPALMFTIPRLAIVCGLMVFPDGPMKLDGELEDMSELFRPFHSLLKKIRNLLRTLKEEELHSLERNLCVTHEEGLVARRCSSAIPHSAITLAQQLEHTMHGKQGAKSQSSVPPQACVVMEEDKEDNPSLLQVEPGRLEWDPEVELSSSMQTDIMEMELLSMMFYQAGDEMSSFLSPAPSQTSSPYPQRRGAASLTPSPMASPLRLRRAGSRVSSGGWSSGGSSVDKEERVFYMDDLDGTQKQGYSLPNSPYLNMRRNMSCPSSPWTSLSRKCAEAALQRSKNWPSSSRLSIPDPGALSVPPIYLNGEGLSQNVSQDVLETAELIAQRMKGMKLSVTVINPPSPNLSTWTEKVKEEKDDDEDDDEEDSQLQSLNEGATYCQISPCICLQCPSLHIFPPDHDTYGCLTPQTQGPPLSVVRSPARSPREQGKERSHVLGPRFSSLRAKGQQRDGVPASVTCPSLTQWRTNGDGKAEQRVVEAEPEESPPSQFSYQPSSNNTEGIEHPDIQLACHNIRSRFNSSGDLLHRLFVCISGVADQLQSNYSSDLRTILKTLFQIMTTKTVLAEEDKKRKASLGLSNKALEDCALCMEWLSSSPSMEQDVQCEALPNWVPDEACSVCTACNAPFTLIRKKHHCRSCGKIFCSRCSARSAPLPRYGQVKAVRVCTHCYMFHVTPFCPWNSN, encoded by the exons ATGAACAGATTTCGAAAGTGGTTTCACAAACCTAAG AAATCGGACCAACAATTGCTCGCCCAGTTCTACTGTGCTGATGAAGAGCTGAGGCAAGTGGCTGCCAAGCTCAACAGCCTGAATGGCAAGAACGAACCCCAACGCTGTGCCCTGCTGGTCAGCCAGTTCCGCTCCTGCCAG GACAATGTGCTGAGCATCCTCAACCAGATCATGAATGAGTGTATTCCAGGCGAGAGAGCCAACCGAGACTTCTATGTCAAGTTCCCAGACGAGATCCAACAAGAGAACCTGGAAGGCCAGATGTGGTTTGGAGCTGAG TGTTTGGCTGCTGGCTCCATCATCATGAACCAGGAGGCTGAGAGCGAGGCAATGCGTCCCCTAGCAAAGGAACTGACTCGCTGCATAGATGAAGTACGGAACATCGCCCGTGACCAGGCTCTTCGCAATCGGAACATCTATACAGAGCTACTGTGCCAGGCCTTGAGAAAATTTGACAACCTGTTTGCAGGTTTCGAGTTCAG CTATGTTTCAGCCATGGTACCAGTCAAGTCCTTTAAACAGTATGACATCCAACAGGATGtcactgtgctgttctgtgagACAGTGTCCAG GGCACTAAAACGGGGATATATCACTCAAGACCTGATCGATGACTATGAGCCTGCACTCATGTTTACAATCCCACGATTAGCTATAGTGTG tggtctaatggtgtttccTGATGGCCCCATGAAGCTGGATGGTGAGTTGGAGGACATGTCTGAGTTATTCAGGCCCTTCCACTCTTTACTGAAGAAAATTAG GAATCTCCTGCGCACGCTCAAGGAAGAAGAGCTTCATTCGTTGGAACGCAACCTCTGTGTCACTCATGAAGAGGGTTTGGTTGCCCGCCGCTGTTCTTCAGCCATACCACATTCAGCCATCACTCTGGCCCAGCAACTAGAGCATACCATGCATGGGAAGCAGGGGGCAAAGTCCCAGTCAAGTGTTCCTCCTCAGGCATGTGTCGTgatggaggaggacaaggaggacAACCCTTCCCTCCTGCAAGTTGAACCTGGCCGTTTAGAGTGGGACCCAGAGGTTGAGCTGTCAtcctccatgcagactgacatcatGGAGATGGAGCTGCTCAGCATGATGTTCTACCAGGCGGGAGATGAGATGTCCAGCTTTCTGTCCCCAGCACCCAGCCAGACTTCATCTCCTTACCCCCAGAGGAGGGGGGCTGCCAGCCTCACCCCCAGCCCCATggcctctcctctcaggctccgCAGGGCTGGGAGCAGAGTGTCATCTGGTGGTTGGTCGTCTGGTGGGTCAAGTGTAGACAAAGAGGAGCGTGTCTTCTACATGGATGACTTGGACGGGACACAGAAGCAAGGCTATTCCCTTCCTAACTCCCCATATCTGAATATGAGGCGGAACATGTCTTGCCCTTCTTCACCGTGGACCAGCTTGTCCAGGAAGTGTGCGGAGGCAGCCCTCCAGCGCAGCAAGAACTGGCCCAGCAGTAGCAGGCTCTCGATCCCAGACCCTGgggctctctctgtcccccccatcTACCTGAATGGGGAGGGGTTGAGCCAGAATGTGAGCCAGGATGTTTTAGAGACGGCAGAGCTGATTGCACAGAGGATGAAGGGGATGAAACTCTCTGTAACTGTGATCAATCCCCCATCTCCcaacctgtctacctggaccGAGAAGGTGAAAGAGGAAAAAGATGACGATGAAGACGACGATGAAGAGGATTCACAGCTGCAGTCTCTGAATGAAGGGGCCACATACTGCCAGATCAGCCCCTGTATCTGCCTCCAGTGCCCCAGTCTGCATATATTCCCACCAGACCATGACACCTATGGCTGCCTGACTCCCCAAACCCAAGGTCCCCCCTTATCTGTTGTTAGAAGCCCAGCTCGGAGCCccagggaacaggggaaggagaggagccaTGTGCTGGGCCCACGGTTCTCTTCACTACGGGCCAAGGGTCAACAGAGAGATGGTGTTCCAGCATCTGTTACCTGCCCCAGCCTGACCCAGTGGAGAACCAATGGAGATGGGAAGGCTGAACAGAGAGTGGTAGAAGCAGAGCCAGAGGAATCCCCCCCGTCTCAATTCAG CTATCAACCCAGCAGTAATAACACAGAGGGGATTGAGCATCCTGACATCCAGTTGGCCTGCCACAATATCCGATCCCGTTTCAATAGCAGCGGTGACCTCCTTCACCGTCTGTTTGTGTGCATCTCAG GTGTTGCAGACCAGCTACAAAGCAACTACTCCAGTGACCTAAGAACCATATTGAAGACACTCTTCCAGATAATGACGACTAAGACAGTTCTTGCAGAAGAAGACAAGAAAAGGAAAG CATCCTTAGGCCTGAGTAACAAGGCTCTGGAGGACTGTGCCTTGTGTATGGAGTGGCTGTCCTCCTCCCCATCGATGGAGCAAGATGTCCAATGTGAAG CGCTCCCAAACTGGGTTCCCGATGAGGCCTGTAGCGTCTGCACAGCATGTAACGCCCCCTTCACCTTAATACGCAAGAAGCACCACTGCAGGAGCTGTGGCAAG ATCTTCTGTTCTCGCTGCTCTGCCCGCTCAGCGCCTCTACCGCGGTACGGCCAGGTCAAGGCTGTGAGGGTATGCACCCACTGCTACATGTTTCACGTCACGCCATTCTGCCCCTGGAACAGCAACTGA
- the LOC109905934 gene encoding lateral signaling target protein 2 homolog isoform X2, which yields MNRFRKWFHKPKKSDQQLLAQFYCADEELRQVAAKLNSLNGKNEPQRCALLVSQFRSCQDNVLSILNQIMNECIPGERANRDFYVKFPDEIQQENLEGQMWFGAECLAAGSIIMNQEAESEAMRPLAKELTRCIDEVRNIARDQALRNRNIYTELLCQALRKFDNLFAGFEFSYVSAMVPVKSFKQYDIQQDVTVLFCETVSRALKRGYITQDLIDDYEPALMFTIPRLAIVCGLMVFPDGPMKLDGELEDMSELFRPFHSLLKKIRNLLRTLKEEELHSLERNLCVTHEEGLVARRCSSAIPHSAITLAQQLEHTMHGKQGAKSQSSVPPQACVVMEEDKEDNPSLLQVEPGRLEWDPEVELSSSMQTDIMEMELLSMMFYQAGDEMSSFLSPAPSQTSSPYPQRRGAASLTPSPMASPLRLRRAGSRVSSGGWSSGGSSVDKEERVFYMDDLDGTQKQGYSLPNSPYLNMRRNMSCPSSPWTSLSRKCAEAALQRSKNWPSSSRLSIPDPGALSVPPIYLNGEGLSQNVSQDVLETAELIAQRMKGMKLSVTVINPPSPNLSTWTEKVKEEKDDDEDDDEEDSQLQSLNEGATYCQISPCICLQCPSLHIFPPDHDTYGCLTPQTQGPPLSVVRSPARSPREQGKERSHVLGPRFSSLRAKGQQRDGVPASVTCPSLTQWRTNGDGKAEQRVVEAEPEESPPSQFSYQPSSNNTEGIEHPDIQLACHNIRSRFNSSGDLLHRLFVCISGVADQLQSNYSSDLRTILKTLFQIMTTKTVLAEEDKKRKASLGLSNKALEDCALCMEWLSSSPSMEQDVQCEGDVSFWSCHFNCPYYHFLTIHQQLQSHVALPNWVPDEACSVCTACNAPFTLIRKKHHCRSCGKVPVTTQTRVPYNHHSTSSHTLTNEHRLVNVCESF from the exons ATGAACAGATTTCGAAAGTGGTTTCACAAACCTAAG AAATCGGACCAACAATTGCTCGCCCAGTTCTACTGTGCTGATGAAGAGCTGAGGCAAGTGGCTGCCAAGCTCAACAGCCTGAATGGCAAGAACGAACCCCAACGCTGTGCCCTGCTGGTCAGCCAGTTCCGCTCCTGCCAG GACAATGTGCTGAGCATCCTCAACCAGATCATGAATGAGTGTATTCCAGGCGAGAGAGCCAACCGAGACTTCTATGTCAAGTTCCCAGACGAGATCCAACAAGAGAACCTGGAAGGCCAGATGTGGTTTGGAGCTGAG TGTTTGGCTGCTGGCTCCATCATCATGAACCAGGAGGCTGAGAGCGAGGCAATGCGTCCCCTAGCAAAGGAACTGACTCGCTGCATAGATGAAGTACGGAACATCGCCCGTGACCAGGCTCTTCGCAATCGGAACATCTATACAGAGCTACTGTGCCAGGCCTTGAGAAAATTTGACAACCTGTTTGCAGGTTTCGAGTTCAG CTATGTTTCAGCCATGGTACCAGTCAAGTCCTTTAAACAGTATGACATCCAACAGGATGtcactgtgctgttctgtgagACAGTGTCCAG GGCACTAAAACGGGGATATATCACTCAAGACCTGATCGATGACTATGAGCCTGCACTCATGTTTACAATCCCACGATTAGCTATAGTGTG tggtctaatggtgtttccTGATGGCCCCATGAAGCTGGATGGTGAGTTGGAGGACATGTCTGAGTTATTCAGGCCCTTCCACTCTTTACTGAAGAAAATTAG GAATCTCCTGCGCACGCTCAAGGAAGAAGAGCTTCATTCGTTGGAACGCAACCTCTGTGTCACTCATGAAGAGGGTTTGGTTGCCCGCCGCTGTTCTTCAGCCATACCACATTCAGCCATCACTCTGGCCCAGCAACTAGAGCATACCATGCATGGGAAGCAGGGGGCAAAGTCCCAGTCAAGTGTTCCTCCTCAGGCATGTGTCGTgatggaggaggacaaggaggacAACCCTTCCCTCCTGCAAGTTGAACCTGGCCGTTTAGAGTGGGACCCAGAGGTTGAGCTGTCAtcctccatgcagactgacatcatGGAGATGGAGCTGCTCAGCATGATGTTCTACCAGGCGGGAGATGAGATGTCCAGCTTTCTGTCCCCAGCACCCAGCCAGACTTCATCTCCTTACCCCCAGAGGAGGGGGGCTGCCAGCCTCACCCCCAGCCCCATggcctctcctctcaggctccgCAGGGCTGGGAGCAGAGTGTCATCTGGTGGTTGGTCGTCTGGTGGGTCAAGTGTAGACAAAGAGGAGCGTGTCTTCTACATGGATGACTTGGACGGGACACAGAAGCAAGGCTATTCCCTTCCTAACTCCCCATATCTGAATATGAGGCGGAACATGTCTTGCCCTTCTTCACCGTGGACCAGCTTGTCCAGGAAGTGTGCGGAGGCAGCCCTCCAGCGCAGCAAGAACTGGCCCAGCAGTAGCAGGCTCTCGATCCCAGACCCTGgggctctctctgtcccccccatcTACCTGAATGGGGAGGGGTTGAGCCAGAATGTGAGCCAGGATGTTTTAGAGACGGCAGAGCTGATTGCACAGAGGATGAAGGGGATGAAACTCTCTGTAACTGTGATCAATCCCCCATCTCCcaacctgtctacctggaccGAGAAGGTGAAAGAGGAAAAAGATGACGATGAAGACGACGATGAAGAGGATTCACAGCTGCAGTCTCTGAATGAAGGGGCCACATACTGCCAGATCAGCCCCTGTATCTGCCTCCAGTGCCCCAGTCTGCATATATTCCCACCAGACCATGACACCTATGGCTGCCTGACTCCCCAAACCCAAGGTCCCCCCTTATCTGTTGTTAGAAGCCCAGCTCGGAGCCccagggaacaggggaaggagaggagccaTGTGCTGGGCCCACGGTTCTCTTCACTACGGGCCAAGGGTCAACAGAGAGATGGTGTTCCAGCATCTGTTACCTGCCCCAGCCTGACCCAGTGGAGAACCAATGGAGATGGGAAGGCTGAACAGAGAGTGGTAGAAGCAGAGCCAGAGGAATCCCCCCCGTCTCAATTCAG CTATCAACCCAGCAGTAATAACACAGAGGGGATTGAGCATCCTGACATCCAGTTGGCCTGCCACAATATCCGATCCCGTTTCAATAGCAGCGGTGACCTCCTTCACCGTCTGTTTGTGTGCATCTCAG GTGTTGCAGACCAGCTACAAAGCAACTACTCCAGTGACCTAAGAACCATATTGAAGACACTCTTCCAGATAATGACGACTAAGACAGTTCTTGCAGAAGAAGACAAGAAAAGGAAAG CATCCTTAGGCCTGAGTAACAAGGCTCTGGAGGACTGTGCCTTGTGTATGGAGTGGCTGTCCTCCTCCCCATCGATGGAGCAAGATGTCCAATGTGAAGGTGATGTCTCCTTTTGGTCTTGTCATTTTAACTGTCCCTATTATCATTTTCTAACCATACATCAACAACTTCAATCACATGTAGCGCTCCCAAACTGGGTTCCCGATGAGGCCTGTAGCGTCTGCACAGCATGTAACGCCCCCTTCACCTTAATACGCAAGAAGCACCACTGCAGGAGCTGTGGCAAGGTACCTGTAACTACCCAGACAAGGGTACCATATAATCACCACTCAACTTCCAGCCACACACTTACTAATGAACACAGACTTGTGAATGTATGCGAATCATTTTGA
- the selenot2 gene encoding selenoprotein T2 gives MAEYSQTGILTALLLFTVVTVKDIYVGRSMMTQHPAQASDSLNMGADILRDADPQRLSKQALYTGPVLKFQFCISUGYSKVFQEYSRSISQLYPDIRIEGENYPPTTINKYLGNVFSYFKLLAIALVVSGQNPFAMLGLETPRAWTWTQENKIFSCLMTFFLSNMLETHFLSTGAFEITLNDVPIWSKLQSGYVPNIQEIFQILDNHIKMNQVDKISFPSL, from the exons TCACAGTTGTCACTGTAAAAGACATTTACGTCGGGAGGTCCATGATGACTCAACACCCAGCGCAGGCCTCTGACAGCCTGAATATGGGGGCTGATATTTTGCGGGATGCCGACCCACAGAGGCTCAGCAAGCAGGCCCTCTACACTGGGCCAGTGCTGAAATTCCAGTTTTG CATCTCCTGAGGGTATAGCAAGGTGTTCCAGGAGTACTCCCGGTCTATCAGCCAGTTGTACCCGGACATCCGCATAGAAGGGGAAAATTACCCTCCCACAACCATCAACAA ATATCTCGGAAATGTATTTTCCTATTTCAAACTTCTTGCCATTGCCCTGGTTGTCAGTGGACAAAATCCCTTCGCTATGCTTGGACTGGAGACTCCCAGAGCATGGACGTGGACTCAAGAAAATAAG ATATTCTCGTGCCTGATGACATTCTTCCTCAGTAACATGTTGGAGACCCACTTCTTGTCCACCGGTGCATTTGAAATCACACTAAATG ATGTACCAATCTGGTCCAAGCTACAGTCAGGATACGTACCCAACATTCAGGAGATCTTCCAAATCCTTGATAATCACATTAagatgaatcaagttgacaagaTCTCCTTTCCATCTCTGTAG